The Acanthopagrus latus isolate v.2019 chromosome 13, fAcaLat1.1, whole genome shotgun sequence genome contains a region encoding:
- the zgc:153990 gene encoding nuclear apoptosis-inducing factor 1, producing the protein MSSPLYYSQDSVTRFKKRKARFSFSEVHILLDEVRKHRMVVVGKFNRGVPTDIKKRTWAEITARVNEIGECQREIIEVIKKWSDLKCDTKRKVAAMRSGTVPNRGLNSRLSRDLNPTEKIVLQILEMEDDDQSIGDFGPLGDDDDVPEEEEEMEEEDMIGMQSSPNGGLDIPPSTSYSMRDSSQSAFDLQYEVPPTEDTEGAFGDSDDDQRDDVLPSTQAAKPTEDHQGNNGIQKQGHPQTSSGPSTSTTATLPLPGQPSQNTRDSMLHNASLSLQEQHATNILLETVSRSLELLSESVQQLAETQQEFVRESLQLQRETVQVLRDFTGGAIALMHDKLNGRPAL; encoded by the exons ATGTCTTCACCATTATACTACAGCCAAGACAGTGTTACTCgcttcaagaaaagaaaagctcgTTTCTCTTTCAGTGAAGTGCACATACTGCTGGATGAAGTGAGGAAGCATCGTATGGTTGTTGTAG GTAAATTTAATCGTGGTGTGCCAACAGACATAAAGAAGCGCACATGGGCAGAGATTACCGCACGTGTCAATGAGATCGGAGAGTGCCAACGAGAGATCATAGAAGTCATCAAGAAGTGGTCTGATCTAAAGTGCGACACCAAACGGAAAGTGGCTGCCATGCGGTCAGGGACAGTGCCCAACAGGGGTCTCAACTCGCGTCTTTCCAGAGACCTTAATCCGACAGAGAAGATAGTTCTCCAGATCCTGGAGATGGAGGACGACGATCAGAGCATAGGGGACTTCGGCCCACTGGGAGATGACGACGATGtgccagaggaggaagaagaaatggaagaggaggatatgATCGGAATGCAGAGTTCTCCTAATGGCGGGTTGGACATACCCCCATCAACCTCATATAGCATGA GAGACTCATCACAGTCTGCCTTCGATCTTCAGTATGAAGTACCTCCAACAGAAG ATACTGAAGGTGCGTTTGGGGACTCAGACGATGACCAAAGGGATGACGTACTTCCCTCCACTCAGGCAGCAAAACCAACAGAGGATCACCAAGGAAACAATGGCATCCAGAAACAAGGCCATCCTCAGACGTCCTCGGGACCTTCAACATCAACCACAGCGACGCTTCCGTTGCCAGGTCAGCCCTCACAGAACACAAGAGACAGCATGCTACATAATGCATCGCTGAGCCTTCAAGAGCAGCACGCCACTAACATCCTGTTGGAGACGGTTTCACGCTCCTTGGAGCTTCTGTCTGAGTCggtgcagcagctggcagagacTCAGCAGGAGTTTGTGCGCGAGTCACTGCAGCTCCAGCGGGAGACGGTGCAGGTTCTCAGAGACTTCACAGGCGGAGCCATCGCTCTCATGCATGACAAACTGAATGGACGGCCAGCGTTATAG
- the capns1a gene encoding calpain small subunit 1a, whose translation MFFAKKFIGGIIDVVSNIDPAQFVPSDPPPPRRPAVYAEQHESDEEKQFRRVFQQLAGDDMEVSPSELMNILNRIIGKHGDLKTDGFSIESCRSMVAVMDSDSTGKLGFHEFKHLWNNIKKWQGVYKAYDRDGSGVIGADELPDAFRAAGFPLNDQLFQMIIRRYSDESGNMDFDNYIGCLVRLDAMCRSFKTLDKDNNGTIKVNVQEWLQLTMYS comes from the exons ATGTTCTTTGCCAAAAAGTTTATCGGTGGCATCATTGATGTTGTCAG CAACATCGACCCGGCCCAGTTTGTCCCCTCTGACCCT CCTCCACCACGTAGGCCCGCTGTGTATGCAGAGCAGCATGAGAGTGATGAGGAGAAACAGTTTCGCAGAGTCTTCCAGCAACTCGCTGGTGAT GACATGGAAGTGAGCCCATCAGAGCTGATGAACATACTGAACAGAATCATTGGAAAAC ATGGTGACCTGAAGACAGATGGTTTCAGCATTGAGTCTTGCAGGAGCATGGTCGCAGTCATGGAT AGTGACAGCACTGGAAAACTCGGCTTTCACGAATTCAAACACCTCTGGAACAATATAAAGAAGTGGCAG GGGGTGTATAAAGCCTATGACAGAGATGGCTCTGGTGTCATTGGTGCAGATGAGTTGCCAGATGCTTTCAGAGCTGCGG GTTTCCCCCTCAATGACCAGCTGTTCCAGATGATAATTCGCAGATACAGCGATGAAAGTGGGAACATGGATTTTGACAACTACATTGGCTGCCTTGTGCGGCTAGATGCCATGTGCC GTTCCTTCAAAACCCTGGATAAGGATAACAATGGGACTATCAAAGTCAATGTTCAGGAG tggCTTCAGTTGACCATGTACTCTTGA
- the dlb gene encoding delta-like protein B — protein sequence MAHLHLRYLLALALVHVVLSSGVFELKIHSFHTAQRICRRHRDCHIFFRICLKHPEDVISAEPPCTFGTGHTNVIRADHTSISSSAPIRVPFHFKWPGTFSLIIEAWNAESPTEYTDNQNNLVSRLATRRRLAIGEDWSQDVHFGEQSELRYSYHVFCDEYYFGDGCAEYCRPRDDTLGHYTCDEEGNRICLEGWKGNYCSEPICSADCSEKHGYCEAPGGCTCRMGWQGPSCNECVRYPGCLHGTCSQPWQCNCQEGWGGLFCDQDLNYCTNHKPCANGATCTNTGQGSYTCTCRPGFGGTNCELETNECDSNPCKNGGSCNDLENDYSCTCPQGFYGKNCEIIAMTCADGPCFNGGTCVETMTGGYTCRCPPSYTGSNCEKKLDRCSNRPCLNGGECLDLGQSVLCRCQAGFTGANCQVNIDDCASTPCQNAGTCQDGVNDYTCSCTLGYTGKNCSVRSDACGERPCQNGGTCFTHFTGPVCQCPKGFMGPSCEFTLQPSFKPALRQTSQPSSATLTISCVLAVLVLVLVAGIIFLRRRRRLQGRKQLSDIAVYNDLETVNNQGGSERESFLGPNGMFKISNSTARLSLSLCPDGRSGYRHSPVESSLARGERQDFMWRDEAGLGSGAGLR from the exons ATGGCGCATCTACACCTGAGATACCTCTTGGCTTTGGCCTTGGTGCACGTT GTTTTGTCCTCTGGTGTGTTCGAGCTCAAGATCCATTCCTTCCACACGGCGCAGCGCATCTGCAGAAGACACAGGGACTGCCACATATTCTTCAGGATTTGCCTGAAACACCCGGAGGATGTGATCTCCGCAGAGCCACCTTGCACCTTTGGCACCGGACACACCAACGTCATCAGGGCCGATCACACCTCGATCTCCAGCAGCGCTCCCATCAGGGTGCCCTTCCACTTCAAGTGGCCG GGGACATTTTCATTGATCATTGAAGCTTGGAACGCTGAATCTCCGACTGAATACACAG ACAACCAAAACAACCTTGTGAGCCGTCTGGCGACCAGGAGGAGACTGGCCATCGGCGAGGACTGGTCCCAGGACGTGCACTTCGGCGAGCAGAGCGAGCTGCGCTACTCCTACCACGTCTTCTGCGACGAGTACTACTTCGGAGACGGCTGCGCTGAGTACTGCAGGCCGAGGGACGACACGCTGGGCCACTACACCTGCGACGAGGAGGGCAACCGCATCTGCCTGGAGGGCTGGAAGGGAAACTACTGCTCTGAGC ccatCTGCTCGGCGGACTGCAGTGAGAAGCACGGCTACTGCGAGGCCCCAGGGGGCTGTACGTGTCGCATGGGCTGGCAGGGCCCCTCCTGTAATGAATGCGTCCGCTACCCAGGCTGCCTCCACGGGACGTGCAGCCAGCCGTGGCAGTGTAACTGTCAGGAGGGCTGGGGGGGCCTCTTCTGCGACCAGGACCTCAACTACTGCACCAACCACAAGCCCTGTGCCAACGGTGCCACCTGCACCAACACGGGCCAGGGCAGCTACACCTGCACCTGCCGGCCCGGCTTCGGAGGCACCAACTGCGAACTGGAGACCAACGAGTGTGACAGCAACCCCTGCAAGAACGGAGGCAGCTGCAAT GACCTTGAGAACGACTACTCCTGCACCTGCCCACAGGGCTTTTACGGAAAGAACTGCGAGATCATTGCAATGACGTGCGCTGACGGCCCCTGCTTCAACGGCGGCACCTGCGTGGAGACGATGACCGGAGGCTACACCTGCCGCTGCCCTCCCAGCTACACCGGCTCCAACTGTGAGAAGAAGCTGGACCGCTGCAGCAACAGGCCCTGTCTGAACG gtGGTGAGTGTCTGGACCTCGGCCAGAGTGTGCTGTGCCGCTGTCAGGCAGGCTTCACTGGTGCCAACTGCCAGGTCAACATCGACGACTGTGCCTCAACCCCCTGCCAGAACGCCGGAACTTGCCAGGACGGTGTGAATGACTACACCTGCTCTTGCACCCTGGGGTACACCGGCAAGAACTGCAGCGTGCGCTCGGACGCCTGCGGCGAACGTCCATGTCAGAACGGTGGCACTTGCTTCACCCACTTCACCGGGCCAGTGTGTCAGTGTCCCAAAGGCTTCATGGGTCCCAGCTGTGAGTTCACGCTCCAGCCCAGTTTCAAGCCTGCTTTGCGCCAGACGTCCCAGCCCTCCTCTGCCACCCTCACCATCTCCTGCGTTCTGGCCGTcctggtgctggttctggtggCGGGTATCATCTTCttgcggaggaggaggagactgcAGGGAAGGAAGCAGCTGAGCGACATCGCGGTCTACAATGACCTGGAAACGGTCAACAACCAGGGAGGGAGCGAGCGAGAATCCTTCCTCGGTCCAAACGGCATGTTCAAGATCAGCAACAGCACGGCTCGCCTcagcctctccctctgccccGATGGCAGATCCGGGTACAGGCACAGCCCCGTGGAGAGCAGCCTGGCCAGGGGCGAGCGTCAGGACTTCATGTGGAGGGACGAGGCCGGCCTGGGGTCCGGGGCGGGGCtcagatga